Proteins encoded together in one Lepisosteus oculatus isolate fLepOcu1 chromosome 2, fLepOcu1.hap2, whole genome shotgun sequence window:
- the usp21 gene encoding ubiquitin carboxyl-terminal hydrolase 21 isoform X2 — translation MEDSCQALCRSLATQSAVQQEGPDISQSVLYSSLMGLLLVADNEQEASLTLGSGRVGIHNVGNTCFLNAVLQCLSHTLPLRDHCLRQRYLQDMGTRKPPELMNAFSQVLSDLWAPEGSTAVHPGRFYTLFRESVPNFNTYSQQDAQEFLRFLLDRLHSEVNRHSPSSAPSPALTESKHTQLRVEDRAAHLWNRYLERDNSRIVELFSGQLRSSLCCSVCGHQSTTFDVFCDLSLPIPKRSVSGGIVSLKDCLELFSQEEALDSENAPMCDRCGRCTESTKKLSVQRFPRIIVLHLKRFAASRFSISKSTVSVSFPLRHLDLGQYGAQGTESVQPVSHSSSPTKPTSSSMRWTAVIGNSDLALSTVLPNGTSPPAVCLQSL, via the exons ATGGAGGACTCGTGCCAGGCGCTGTGCCGCTCGCTGGCCACTCAGAGCGCCGTGCAGCAGGAGGGGCCGGACATCTCCCAGTCCGTTCTCTACAGCTCTCTCATGGGGCTGCTCCTGGTGGCTGATAACGAG CAGGAAGCCAGTCTGACGCTGGGCAGCGGGCGTGTTGGAATCCACAATGTTGGGAATACA tgctTCCTGAACGCCGTGCTGCAGTGCCTGTCCCACACGCTGCCCCTCAGGGATCACTGCCTGAGACAGCGGTACCTGCAGGACATGGGCACCCGCAAGCCCCCAGAGCTCATGAACG CTTTCTCACAAGTGCTCTCTGACCTCTGGGCACCAGAAGGGTCAACTGCAGTGCATCCTGGGAGATTCTACACCTTGTTCAGGGAGTCCGTGCCTAATTTTAATACCTACAG TCAGCAGGACGCCCAGGAGTTCCTTCGCTTCCTACTGGACCGACTCCACTCTGAGGTCAACCGTCACTCCCCGAGCAGTGCGCCCAGCCCTGCGCTCACAGAGAGCAAACACACGCAGCTcag AGTGGAGGACAGGGCAGCACACCTGTGGAACAGGTACCTGGAGAGAGACAACAGCAGGATTGTAG AGCTGTTCTCTGGCCAGTTGCGCAGCTCCTTGTGCTGCTCTGTGTGTGGTCACCAGTCCACCACCTTCGATGTCTTCTGTGACCTCTCGCTGCCCATTCCCAAG AGGAGTGTTTCTGGGGGGATTGTGTCCCTGAAGGACTGCCTGGAGCTGTTCTCCCAGGAGGAGGCCCTGGACTCTGAGAACGCCCCG ATGTGTGACAGATGTGGGAGATGCACGGAAAGCACAAAGAAGCTCAGCGTCCAGAGGTTTCCCAGGATCATCGTCCTGC ATCTCAAGCGCTTCGCTGCCTCACGGTTCTCCATCAGCAAGAGCACGGTGTCCGTCTCCTTCCCTCTGAGACATCTGGACCTGGGGCAGTAtggggcacagggcacag AGTCAGTCCAGCCAGTGAGTCACAGCTCCAGTCCAACCAAGCCTACCTCCTCTTCTATGAGATGGACAGCTGTGATCGGAAACAGTGACCTGGCACTGTCGACTGTGCTGCCGAATGGCACCTCTCCACCAGCCGTGTGTCTACAGAGCCTGTAG
- the usp21 gene encoding ubiquitin carboxyl-terminal hydrolase 21 isoform X1: MEDSCQALCRSLATQSAVQQEGPDISQSVLYSSLMGLLLVADNEQEASLTLGSGRVGIHNVGNTCFLNAVLQCLSHTLPLRDHCLRQRYLQDMGTRKPPELMNAFSQVLSDLWAPEGSTAVHPGRFYTLFRESVPNFNTYSQQDAQEFLRFLLDRLHSEVNRHSPSSAPSPALTESKHTQLRVEDRAAHLWNRYLERDNSRIVELFSGQLRSSLCCSVCGHQSTTFDVFCDLSLPIPKRSVSGGIVSLKDCLELFSQEEALDSENAPMCDRCGRCTESTKKLSVQRFPRIIVLHLKRFAASRFSISKSTVSVSFPLRHLDLGQYGAQGTGRVLYNLYAVCNHSGTVNMGHYTAYCLEQAGWYCYNDSRVSPASESQLQSNQAYLLFYEMDSCDRKQ, encoded by the exons ATGGAGGACTCGTGCCAGGCGCTGTGCCGCTCGCTGGCCACTCAGAGCGCCGTGCAGCAGGAGGGGCCGGACATCTCCCAGTCCGTTCTCTACAGCTCTCTCATGGGGCTGCTCCTGGTGGCTGATAACGAG CAGGAAGCCAGTCTGACGCTGGGCAGCGGGCGTGTTGGAATCCACAATGTTGGGAATACA tgctTCCTGAACGCCGTGCTGCAGTGCCTGTCCCACACGCTGCCCCTCAGGGATCACTGCCTGAGACAGCGGTACCTGCAGGACATGGGCACCCGCAAGCCCCCAGAGCTCATGAACG CTTTCTCACAAGTGCTCTCTGACCTCTGGGCACCAGAAGGGTCAACTGCAGTGCATCCTGGGAGATTCTACACCTTGTTCAGGGAGTCCGTGCCTAATTTTAATACCTACAG TCAGCAGGACGCCCAGGAGTTCCTTCGCTTCCTACTGGACCGACTCCACTCTGAGGTCAACCGTCACTCCCCGAGCAGTGCGCCCAGCCCTGCGCTCACAGAGAGCAAACACACGCAGCTcag AGTGGAGGACAGGGCAGCACACCTGTGGAACAGGTACCTGGAGAGAGACAACAGCAGGATTGTAG AGCTGTTCTCTGGCCAGTTGCGCAGCTCCTTGTGCTGCTCTGTGTGTGGTCACCAGTCCACCACCTTCGATGTCTTCTGTGACCTCTCGCTGCCCATTCCCAAG AGGAGTGTTTCTGGGGGGATTGTGTCCCTGAAGGACTGCCTGGAGCTGTTCTCCCAGGAGGAGGCCCTGGACTCTGAGAACGCCCCG ATGTGTGACAGATGTGGGAGATGCACGGAAAGCACAAAGAAGCTCAGCGTCCAGAGGTTTCCCAGGATCATCGTCCTGC ATCTCAAGCGCTTCGCTGCCTCACGGTTCTCCATCAGCAAGAGCACGGTGTCCGTCTCCTTCCCTCTGAGACATCTGGACCTGGGGCAGTAtggggcacagggcacag GACGCGTGCTGTACAATCTCTACGCTGTGTGCAACCACTCTGGGACTGTGAACATGGGCCACTACACCGCCTACTGTCTGGAGCAGGCAGGATGGTACTGTTACAATGACTCCAG AGTCAGTCCAGCCAGTGAGTCACAGCTCCAGTCCAACCAAGCCTACCTCCTCTTCTATGAGATGGACAGCTGTGATCGGAAACAGTGA
- the lrrc23 gene encoding leucine-rich repeat-containing protein 23: MSDREEEGVEDKVEVAEPGNTASILDSEGEEGGREEGEGQGEEEALLEKEEKLESCPLTSEMISEGLSLLCRTGNGLAHAFVRLELKERGLTDLNILSSFVHLRFLDISSNYLSDLSPLASLSHLLWLKADGNLLDGFKGQPLGQLEYLQWLNLASNRIKNTEGLGGPSLETLNLTGNGIQSISGLDYGRLANLVTLELRGNRLETTDGIYLPNLRRLYLAQNLIKRLEGLERLEKLTTLHLRDNRIESLEGFSEGMKSLQYLNMRGNLVFSPRALLSLAPVAGSLRALVLSENPLSESEDYRMSVLLRLPLLERLDKDAVTAEERSEVAERQREFGDEEVTEQEEY, from the exons ATGTCGGACCGAGAGGAAGAAGGGGTGGAGGACAAAGTGGAGGTGGCGGAGCCTGGGAACACAGCTTCCATCTTGGACTcggagggagaggagggtggCAGAGAGGAAGGGGAAGGACAGGGAGAGGAAGAGGCATTGCTTgagaaggaagaaaag CTGGAAAGCTGCCCTCTGACATCAGAAATGATCTCCGAAGGCCTGTCCCTGCTGTGTCGCACTGGCAACGGACTGGCACACGCCTTCGTCCGGCTGGAACTCAAGGAACG GGGCTTAACAGACCTCAACATATTGTCCAGCTTTGTCCACCTGCGTTTCCTGGACATCTCCTCCAATTACCTGTCTGACCTCTCCCCTCTGGCCTCCCTCTCTCATCTGCTGTGGCTCAAAGCAGATGGAAACCTGCTAGATGGGTTCAAAGGTCAGCCCCTGGGCCAGCTGGAGTACCTGCAGTGGCTGAACTTAGCGTCCAATCGGATCAAAAACACGGAGGGGCTGGGAGGGCCCTCCTTGGAGACCCTCAACCTGACTG GCAATGGGATTCAGTCAATATCCGGCCTGGACTATGGGCGCCTGGCGAACCTGGTAACCCTGGAGCTCAGAGGGAATCGCCTGGAAACCACAGACGGGATCTACCTGCCCAACCTGCGCAGACTGTACCTG GCCCAGAACCTGATCAAGCGTCTTGAAGGGctggagaggctggagaaactcACCACTCTGCACCTGAGAGATAATCGCATTGAGTCCCTGGAGGGCTTCAGCGAGGGAATGAAGTCCCTGCAGTATCTCAATATGAG GGGAAACCTGGTCTTCTCTCCGCGAGCCCTGCTGTCTCTGGCTCCAGTGGCGGGCAGCCTGCGGGCGCTGGTGCTCTCCGAGAACCCCCTGTCCGAGAGCGAGGACTACCGCATGAGCGTCCTGCTGCGGCTCCCCCTGCTGGAGAGGCTGGACAAGGACGCGGTGACTGCCGAGGAGAGGAGCGAGGTGGCCGAGAGACAGAGG GAATTTGGAGATGAAGAAGTCACGGAGCAAGAAGAGTATTAA
- the LOC107077374 gene encoding uncharacterized protein isoform X2: MLFAVLLLIGDLCDIWKVPTVQAELQRPNISISGPVGRVTWGQNFSISCSAVPQLTNSTFRLVLPDGTRTTSQPAVNHTAIFPRLAARLSDQGSYSCLYEVVGINRTFNESSSPFSVMIKESVPLITVVSTAGGAVLLIILCIIIFISCKRKKTRESRRSEPAKMTASASQRQDDLDSCGTGPDYENQTAEYDSASYVNMECAVENDSDADYINTETFDPSRPGAGDSDSQPDYENFSQAGAGQGTSRM, encoded by the exons ATGCTGTTTGCTGTCCTGCTCCTGATCG GTGATCTCTGTGACATTTGGAAAGTACCTACAGTCCAGG CGGAGCTACAGAGGCCCAACATCTCCATCAGCGGTCCTGTGGGAAGGGTGACCTGGGGGCAGAACTTTTCCATCAGCTGCTCCGCGGTGCCCCAGCTCACAAACAGCACCTTCCGCCTCGTTCTGCCCGACGGAACCAGGACCACATCTCAGCCAGCTGTCAACCACACGGCTATCTTCCCCCGTCTTGCTGCGCGTCTCTCAGACCAGGGGAGCTACAGCTGCCTCTACGAGGTTGTTGGCATTAATCGCACCTTTAACGAATCAAGCAGCCCGTTCAGTGTGATGATAAAAG AGTCAGTTCCTCTCATCACTGTTGTGTCAacagcagggggtgctgtgtTACTCATCATCCTGTGCATCATCATCTTCATATCCTGTAAAAGGAAGAAGACCAGGGAGAGCCGCAGGAGCGAGCCAG CCAAGATGACAGCGAGTGCCAGCCAGAGGCAAGACGACTTGGACTCCTGCGGGACTGGGCCAGACTACGAGAACCAGACGGCCGAGTACGACAGCGCCAGCTATGTCAACATGGAGTGTGCTGTTGAGAACGACAGCGACGCTGATTACATCAACACTGAGACCTTCGACCCGTCCCGGCCAGGGGCAGGAGACAGTGACAGCCAGCCCGATTACGAGAACTTCTCTCAGGCTGGTGCTGGGCAGGGCACAAGTAGAATGTGA
- the LOC107077374 gene encoding uncharacterized protein isoform X3: protein MQENGAEDKEACPRCGRGEQSERVVLWEYPKHKGDLCDIWKVPTVQAELQRPNISISGPVGRVTWGQNFSISCSAVPQLTNSTFRLVLPDGTRTTSQPAVNHTAIFPRLAARLSDQGSYSCLYEVVGINRTFNESSSPFSVMIKAKMTASASQRQDDLDSCGTGPDYENQTAEYDSASYVNMECAVENDSDADYINTETFDPSRPGAGDSDSQPDYENFSQAGAGQGTSRM from the exons atgcaggaaaacggggctgaagacaaggaggcgtgtccaaggtgtggccgaggcgaacaatccgagagagtagtcctttgggaatatccaaaacacaagg GTGATCTCTGTGACATTTGGAAAGTACCTACAGTCCAGG CGGAGCTACAGAGGCCCAACATCTCCATCAGCGGTCCTGTGGGAAGGGTGACCTGGGGGCAGAACTTTTCCATCAGCTGCTCCGCGGTGCCCCAGCTCACAAACAGCACCTTCCGCCTCGTTCTGCCCGACGGAACCAGGACCACATCTCAGCCAGCTGTCAACCACACGGCTATCTTCCCCCGTCTTGCTGCGCGTCTCTCAGACCAGGGGAGCTACAGCTGCCTCTACGAGGTTGTTGGCATTAATCGCACCTTTAACGAATCAAGCAGCCCGTTCAGTGTGATGATAAAAG CCAAGATGACAGCGAGTGCCAGCCAGAGGCAAGACGACTTGGACTCCTGCGGGACTGGGCCAGACTACGAGAACCAGACGGCCGAGTACGACAGCGCCAGCTATGTCAACATGGAGTGTGCTGTTGAGAACGACAGCGACGCTGATTACATCAACACTGAGACCTTCGACCCGTCCCGGCCAGGGGCAGGAGACAGTGACAGCCAGCCCGATTACGAGAACTTCTCTCAGGCTGGTGCTGGGCAGGGCACAAGTAGAATGTGA
- the LOC107077374 gene encoding uncharacterized protein isoform X1, with translation MQENGAEDKEACPRCGRGEQSERVVLWEYPKHKGDLCDIWKVPTVQAELQRPNISISGPVGRVTWGQNFSISCSAVPQLTNSTFRLVLPDGTRTTSQPAVNHTAIFPRLAARLSDQGSYSCLYEVVGINRTFNESSSPFSVMIKESVPLITVVSTAGGAVLLIILCIIIFISCKRKKTRESRRSEPAKMTASASQRQDDLDSCGTGPDYENQTAEYDSASYVNMECAVENDSDADYINTETFDPSRPGAGDSDSQPDYENFSQAGAGQGTSRM, from the exons atgcaggaaaacggggctgaagacaaggaggcgtgtccaaggtgtggccgaggcgaacaatccgagagagtagtcctttgggaatatccaaaacacaagg GTGATCTCTGTGACATTTGGAAAGTACCTACAGTCCAGG CGGAGCTACAGAGGCCCAACATCTCCATCAGCGGTCCTGTGGGAAGGGTGACCTGGGGGCAGAACTTTTCCATCAGCTGCTCCGCGGTGCCCCAGCTCACAAACAGCACCTTCCGCCTCGTTCTGCCCGACGGAACCAGGACCACATCTCAGCCAGCTGTCAACCACACGGCTATCTTCCCCCGTCTTGCTGCGCGTCTCTCAGACCAGGGGAGCTACAGCTGCCTCTACGAGGTTGTTGGCATTAATCGCACCTTTAACGAATCAAGCAGCCCGTTCAGTGTGATGATAAAAG AGTCAGTTCCTCTCATCACTGTTGTGTCAacagcagggggtgctgtgtTACTCATCATCCTGTGCATCATCATCTTCATATCCTGTAAAAGGAAGAAGACCAGGGAGAGCCGCAGGAGCGAGCCAG CCAAGATGACAGCGAGTGCCAGCCAGAGGCAAGACGACTTGGACTCCTGCGGGACTGGGCCAGACTACGAGAACCAGACGGCCGAGTACGACAGCGCCAGCTATGTCAACATGGAGTGTGCTGTTGAGAACGACAGCGACGCTGATTACATCAACACTGAGACCTTCGACCCGTCCCGGCCAGGGGCAGGAGACAGTGACAGCCAGCCCGATTACGAGAACTTCTCTCAGGCTGGTGCTGGGCAGGGCACAAGTAGAATGTGA